A genomic window from Cucumis melo cultivar AY chromosome 8, USDA_Cmelo_AY_1.0, whole genome shotgun sequence includes:
- the LOC103502160 gene encoding protein trichome birefringence-like 34, with translation MASNSQTKLSRKSHLNPSPNPNWAVPIRTTFRAVLVILTALLFVTAVYLAQNRAQVPENYRASGDGGGGGGCDLFSGKWVFDNKSYPLYKESECVFMSDQLACEKFGRKDLGYRNWRWQPEECELPRFNGTALLERLRNKRMVFVGDSLNRGQWVSMVCLVGSVIPASLQSMQSNGSMMIFKATEYNATIEFYWSPLLVESNSDDPVNHRLPDRIVRVKAIEKHATHWADAHILIFNTYLWWRRPRIKALFGSFEDEVQSRLKLVKMRRGYEMALRTWSDWLEVNIHPNNTQLFFMSMSPIHDRGEEWGKGKGENCYGETEQIKRVGYKGEGTDPKMMKIVENVLNDLKTRGLNVQMINITQLSEYRKEGHPSIYRKQWEALKEDQISNPSSYADCIHWCLPGVPDVWNQLLYAFIFQSNNHTLY, from the exons ATGGCTTCTAATTCACAAACAAAATTGTCAAGAAAATCCCATCTGAACCCAAGTCCAAATCCCAATTGGGCAGTCCCAATACGAACCACTTTCCGAGCTGTCCTCGTTATTCTAACCGCTCTCCTTTTTGTCACCGCCGTTTATTTGGCACAAAACAGAGCACAAGTTCCGGAAAATTACAGAGCCAGCGGCGATGGTGGAGGCGGCGGGGGATGCGACTTGTTCAGTGGGAAGTGGGTTTTTGACAATAAGTCTTATCCGCTTTACAAGGAGAGTGAGTGTGTTTTCATGTCGGATCAGTTGGCGTGTGAGAAATTTGGGAGGAAGGATTTGGGGTACCGGAATTGGAGGTGGCAGCCAGAAGAATGTGAGCTTCCGAGGTTTAATGGGACGGCGCTGCTGGAGAGGCTGAGGAATAAGAGGATGGTGTTTGTGGGAGACTCGTTGAATCGTGGGCAGTGGGTTTCAATGGTTTGTCTCGTGGGCTCTGTTATTCCGGCGTCGTTGCAGTCCATGCAGAGCAATGGCTCCATGATGATCTTCAAGGCCACT GAATACAATGCAACGATTGAGTTTTATTGGTCCCCTTTGCTGGTTGAGTCAAATTCGGACGATCCAGTCAACCATAGACTGCCAGATCGGATCGTGAGAGTAAAGGCCATTGAGAAACACGCAACGCATTGGGCCGACGCCCATATCCTCATTTTCAACACTTATCTTTGGTGGAGAAGGCCCAGAATTAAAGCCCT GTTTGGATCATTTGAAGATGAAGTACAAAGTAGGTTAAAATTAGTGAAGATGAGAAGAGGATATGAGATGGCTTTAAGGACGTGGTCAGATTGGTTGGAAGTTAATATACATCCAAACAACACCCAATTGTTTTTCATGAGCATGTCTCCCATTCATGATAG GGGTGAAGAATGGGGTAAAGGCAAAGGTGAAAATTGTTATGGTGAAACAGAGCAGATCAAAAGAGTAGGGTACAAAGGAGAAGGGACAGATCCAAAGATGATGAAGATAGTGGAAAATGTACTAAATGACTTAAAAACAAGAGGATTAAATGTACAAATGATTAACATAACACAACTTTCAGAGTATAGAAAAGAAGGGCATCCATCCATTTATAGGAAGCAATGGGAAGCATTGAAGGAAGATCAAATTTCAAATCCAAGTTCTTATGCTGATTGTATCCATTGGTGCCTTCCTGGTGTGCCTGATGTTTGGAATCAGCTTCTTTATGCTTTTATTTTTCAATCCAATAATCACACACTCTACTAA
- the LOC103502159 gene encoding abscisic acid receptor PYL4: protein MPPNPPKSSPASHRITHPATVPEFFKRQIQSRATAVPDAVARYHNHAVSINQCCSAVVQEIDAPVSTVWSVVRRFDNPQAYKHFVKSCDVIVGDGNVGSLREVRVISGLPAANSTERLEILDDERHIISFSVVGGEHRLANYRSVTTLHPTGDGTVVVESYVVDIPPGNTEEDTCVFVDTIVRCNLQSLTQIAENLNRRSRAAPP from the coding sequence ATGCCTCCCAATCCCCCTAAATCATCCCCCGCCTCCCATCGTATAACCCACCCCGCCACCGTGCCCGAGTTTTTTAAGCGCCAGATTCAATCACGCGCTACCGCTGTTCCTGACGCGGTGGCGCGTTACCACAACCACGCTGTTTCCATTAACCAGTGCTGCTCCGCCGTCGTTCAAGAGATCGATGCCCCGGTCTCCACCGTGTGGTCCGTCGTCCGCCGCTTCGACAACCCGCAAGCGTACAAGCACTTCGTCAAGAGCTGTGACGTCATCGTCGGTGACGGAAACGTTGGCAGCCTCCGTGAAGTTCGCGTCATTTCCGGCCTTCCGGCAGCCAACAGCACCGAGCGGCTGGAGATTCTCGACGACGAACGTCATATTATTAGCTTCAGTGTCGTCGGCGGCGAACACCGACTCGCTAACTACCGGTCTGTCACCACCCTCCACCCAACCGGCGACGGCACCGTCGTGGTGGAATCGTACGTCGTCGACATTCCCCCCGGAAACACCGAGGAGGACACGTGCGTGTTCGTCGACACCATCGTCCGATGCAACCTTCAGTCACTGACTCAGATCGCCGAGAACCTGAACCGCCGGAGCCGAGCGGCGCCGCCGTGA
- the LOC103502161 gene encoding protein trichome birefringence-like 35 codes for MMQQRWNRRKTHLHLLALLFVFFIVLTILHNEHSIQQIHENPDPETHRQDASLSFVKPNVLISRNGAPEILDRFSKCNGTREYSGRKISWSGRKKESSRRKVGSERCDVFSGKWVFDNTSYPLYNESKCPYMSDQLACHKHGRTDLRYQYWRWQPHGCNLKRWNIAEMWEKLRGKRLMFVGDSLNRGQWISMVCLLQSVIPADKKSMSPNAPLTIFRAEEYNATIEFLWAPLLVESNSDDPVNHRLDERIIRPDSVLKHSSEWEHADILVFNTYLWWRQGPVKLLWSAEENGACEELDGREAMELVMTTWADWVASRAIPLKKRVFFVTMSPTHLWSREWELGSEGNCYNEKTPIELESYWGSGSDQPTMRIVKKVVDNLSSEVTILNITQLSEYRKDGHPSIYRKFWEELSPQQLSNPASYSDCIHWCLPGVPDVWNELLFHFL; via the exons ATGATGCAGCAGAGATGGAATCGGAGAAAAACCCATTTACATTTACTGGCTTTACTCTTCGTTTTCTTCATAGTTTTGACGATCCTCCATAACGAGCATAGCATTCAGCAAATCCACGAAAACCCAGATCCTGAAACTCACCGCCAAGATGCTTCGCTTTCATTTGTGAAACCTAATGTTTTAATCAGTCGAAATGGAGCTCCTG AAATTTTGGATAGATTCAGTAAGTGTAATGGAACGAGAGAGTATAGCGGCCGTAAAATCTCGTGGTCTGGCCGGAAAAAGGAATCAAGTCGTCGGAAAGTTGGGTCGGAGAGGTGTGATGTGTTTTCAGGCAAATGGGTTTTCGATAACACTTCGTATCCACTTTACAATGAGTCAAAATGTCCTTACATGTCGGACCAGTTGGCTTGCCACAAGCATGGAAGAACTGATCTGAGGTATCAGTATTGGAGATGGCAACCCCATGGCTGCAATTTGAAGAG ATGGAACATTGCTGAAATGTGGGAGAAATTGAGAGGGAAAAGGTTGATGTTTGTTGGGGATTCGCTGAATCGGGGGCAATGGATTTCGATGGTTTGTTTGCTTCAGTCTGTGATTCCAGCTGATAAGAAATCCATGTCTCCAAATGCTCCTCTTACTATTTTTCGAGCTGAG GAGTACAATGCCACCATAGAGTTTCTCTGGGCACCCCTTCTTGTGGAATCCAATTCAGATGACCCTGTGAATCACCGGTTGGATGAGCGAATAATACGTCCAGATTCAGTACTTAAGCATTCGTCAGAATGGGAGCATGCTGATATATTAGTTTTCAATACCTATTTGTGGTGGAGACAAGGCCCAGTTAAGCTATT ATGGAGTGCTGAAGAAAATGGTGCGTGTGAAGAATTAGATGGCCGTGAAGCTATGGAATTGGTTATGACGACATGGGCAGACTGGGTGGCTTCAAGGGCCATTCCCCTGAAGAAACGAGTCTTTTTCGTCACTATGTCCCCAACGCATCTGTG GAGTCGAGAGTGGGAACTGGGAAGTGAAGGGAACTGCTACAATGAGAAAACACCAATCGAATTGGAAAGCTATTGGGGAAGTGGGTCAGACCAGCCAACAATGCGCATTGTCAAGAAGGTCGTCGACAATTTGAGCTCAGAGGTAACAATTCTCAACATCACACAGCTTTCAGAGTATCGAAAAGACGGTCACCCTTCCATCTATCGCAAGTTCTGGGAAGAGCTAAGCCCCCAACAACTATCAAACCCTGCAAGTTATTCAGATTGTATACATTGGTGTTTACCAGGTGTGCCTGATGTTTGGAATGAACTTCTCTTCCATTTTTTGTGA